The genomic segment CTACCGCCTTCCCGAAGCAGCACGAATTCTTTGCCCGCCTTGGCTGCCGCTGCACCGATCTTCTTGATGAGGTCGACCCGCTTCATGGACTCTAGCCTAGTCTGCTAGATAGATCAAGTAAAATCAACTAGACTGCGACGCTGATCAGGATAGATCATCCATCCACCGACGTGCTCTCATCGGCATGTGCGCGCCTGGATTGTAGAGTCGGCTCGGTGGACCGACCGAGCGATGAGGCGCAGCGTAGTCAAGGGGATTGGTACTCGGTGCGGTGCGTGTTCCGGGTGGGCGCGGGCGGAGCGAGTCAGTTGTATGAGGAGCGGCTGACGCTGTGGCATGCGGCGGGCTTCTCCCTTGGAGGTGACGGTGGAGACGTCTCGGCGCTGCGACCGCCGTTGCCCGTGGTGCCGCAACAGCGGGCCCGGCGGACGCCGCCACCAGGACCTGATGGAGCTCGGGCTGTTCCAGCGGATCGTCGACGAGCTGGGCCAGCTCGGCTACGCCGGCGACCTGACCATCCACAACAGCCACGACCCGCTGCTCAACCGCCGTCTCCACGACGAGATCCGGTACGTGCGTACGGCCGCGCCCGCCGCCCGGCCGGCGATCCACAGCACCGGCGAGCTGCTGGACCACGCCCGGCTCCGGCGCCTGGTCCGGAGCGGGCTCGGCTACCTGCGGATCACCCGCCACCCCCGGTACGCCGACACGCCGCCCGCCTACGCCGCAGTCCAGGCATGGCTGCGCCGCACCGGGCTGCTGCCCCGCTACGACTGGCGCTACCAGCCCGTCCGGCACGGCCTGGCGGCGGTGGTCGACCTGGACGGGTGCCGGGTCGAGATGATCTCGCCAGGCACCCACGACAGCCGGCCCGGCCGGTGGCGCGCACCGGCCGCGCCCCGCCCGAGGACCGCGCCGTGCCTGCTGACCGCCACCACCGCCGTCATCGACTTCCACGGCCGGCTGACCATGTGCCGCCACGTCAACCCCAGGATCCCGGCGTACGCCCAGTATCTGGTCGGGGACCTGCGGACCGCGACCTTCGCCGGGCTATGGGAGTCTCCGCGGATGGTGGCCTACCGGGCCGCGCACGCCCGCGCCGACTGGACCCACTCCCCCATCTGCGCCGCCTGCGCCCACGGGCCGACCGGCTGACAACCGGGCGGACACGGTCGGGGCGAGCACTAGGATGACCCGATGGTCGCCCGCGACGATCCGGAGGAGAAGGTCGATGACTGACGCCGACGACGTTCGTCGGCTGGCGCTGGCGCTGCCGGACGTGGTCGAGATCGACAGCGAAGGCTTCGACTTCCGGGTGGCCGGCAAGGGATTCGTCTGGTCCTATCCCGAGCGCGTGCCCGGTCAGCCGCGCCGGATCCGCACCGACATCGCGGTGCTCTACGTCGGCGACGAGGCCGAGAAGCAGGCGCTGCTGCTGGGCGAGCCGGAGCTGTTCTTCACCACCCCGGCGTACGACGGCATGCCCCTGGTGATGGTGCGGCTGGCGCAGGTGGATCTGGGTCGGCTCACCGAGCTCGTCACGGACGCCTGGCGGATGCGCGCGCCCGATTCGCTGGTCGGCGACCAGGCCGGCGGATAACCGCCGCGCGGGGCCACCGCCCGACCAGGTCGACGACGACGACGGCGCCGACCTGGCCGGACGGACCGACCGCTACCGGCCGACGCGCAGGTCGAGCCAGACCAGCCGGTGGTCGGAGCTGGGGAACGGGAACGTGCCGGTGAGCCGGGACAGCGGGTCGTCGGCGGTGGGCCAGAACACGCCGCTGCCGCGCACCGGGAGCCGGCGCGAGGGCAGCACGTAGTCGGCACGGACGTTGCCGGGGCCGGGCACGTCGGCGAAGTCCGCCGTGTCGTACGCCGGGTCGCTGCGGTGGGTGGCGTTGGCGCCGCCCTGCGCCGCGGCGGCCTCGACGGCGCCGGCGCTGGACGGGGTCGACCGGGCGTTCACCCAGGGGCTCTCCAACAACTGCTGGGCCGCGCCGGGAATGCTGTCGCCGTCGAGCGGGTCGGAGTTCAGGTCGCCGGCGATCACGAACGCCGATCCCGGCCGCAGCCCTCCCCGGCCGCCCCGGTCGTCGTAGATGTAGCGGCCGGCGCCGGGGCGCACATAGTCGGCCCAGAACCGGATCTCGTCGAAGTTGCGCCGCCCGTTGCGGTCCTCCGGCCCGTCGAAGACCGGCGGGGTGGGATGGCTGACCAGGAAGTGCACGGTCTGGCGCCCGATCCGCACCGGCAGGTCCCAGTGACTCTTCGACGACAGCCGGACCCGCCGCAGCTCCTGGGGTGAGTACCAGTCGGCGGGGGCGACGGTGGCCGGGTCGTCGGGCAGCAGCGCACCGGGCATGTCCTTCCAGCGGAACTTCTGGAAAGTCCGGATTTCCCGGTGGTCGATCGGGTAACGGGAGTAGACGACCATGCCGTACTGGCCGGGGAAGGCGCCGAAGCCGAGCGCGTCGTCGCCGTACCCGGGGGCGCCCGGTTCGGTGACCACCGCGCCGTCGTTGTTCAGGTCGAAGCCGGAGGCGACACCGGTGTTGCTGGGAGCGATGAACCGGTACGGGTAGCGGATCGGCGTCGCCCCGTTGCGGCCGACGGACAGGTAGTTGTCCTGGAACAGCTTCGCCGCCAGCGGGTCGTAGTCGAACTCGTTGACCAGCAGCACGTCCGGGCGGGTGCGCTGCACGATCTCGGCGATCACCCCGGCCTGCGCGTTGTCTGGTGTGGACAGATCGGCGCGCAGCGCGCCGGCCGTGCCCCGGTTCAGCGAGGCGTTGAAGGTGGCGAACCGGACCTCGCCGCCGCCGTGCGCGGCGGCCGGCGCCGACGCGGCGGGGATCGCGGCCAGGGTCACCGCCGCGGCGAGCAGAGCCCGGGCACCGACCCGTCGGACCCGCCTGATTGTCAAGGACATGCTTCCTCCTGCCAGCTCCGCCGGCCGCGGTCACGCCCCCGGCCGGTGCGACCACGTGGGGACGCCGCACCATCATCGACGTCGACACGGTACGGGTGAGTCCTACCCTGGTACGCCGACGATCCGGCGGCGCTGACGTGAACTCCGGAAGACGTGTCGCTCAGGCGGTCAGCGCGATGTACTTCTCCTCCAGGAACTCTGCGATGCCGTCGAAGCCGCCCTCCCGGCCGAGGCCGCTCTGCTTGACCCCGCCGAACGGGGCGGCCGGGTCGCTGACGACGCCACGGTTGACGGCCACCATCCCGCTCTCCAGGCGGCGGGCGACGGCGATCGCCTCGCGTTCCTCGCCGAAGACGTACGCCATCAGGCCGAAGATGGTGTCGTTGGCCATCGCGACCGCGTCGTCGACGTCGTCGAAGCTGACCACGGCCGTCACCGGGCCGAAGATCTCGGTGCCGGTGATGGTCGAGCCGTGCGCGACGCCGGTGAGCAGCGTGGCGTCGTAGAACGCCCCGTCGGCGGACGCCTGCCCGCCGCGCCGCAGCGTGGCGCCGTCCGCCAGCGCCGTCTCGACCAGGCGGGCCACCTTGTCGCGCTCCGCCACCGAGACCAGGGCGCCGAGGTCGTTCGCGCGGTCGAGGCCGGGGCCGACGGTCAGCGCGCCGAGGGCGGCGTCCATCCGGGCGACGAACTCGTCGTGCAGGCTGCGGTGCACGTAGAAGCGGTTGGCCGAGGTGCAGGCGGAGCCGCCGTTGCGCATCTTGGCGATCATCGCGCCGGCCACCGCCTGGTCCAGGTCCGCGCCGGGCAGCACGATGAACGGGGCGTTGCCGCCGAGCTCCATCGAGGTGCTGACCACGGTGTCGGCGCAGGCGTGCAGGAGTTCCCGGCCGACCTCGGTGGAGCCGGTGAAGGAGAGCTTGCGGACCTCGGGACGGTCGATCATCAGCTGCACCAGCGGACCGGTCGGCACCGGGGTCACCAGGTTCACCACGCCGGCCGGCGTCCCGGCGCGGGCCAGCGCGTCGACGATGTAGGCGGCGGTGAGCGGGGTCTCCCGGGCCGGCTTGAGGACCGTCGTGCAGCCGGCGGCCAGGGCCGGGGCGAGTTTGCGGGTCGCCATCGCCGCCGGGAAGTTCCAGGGGGTGATGAGCAGGGACACCCCGATCGGCTGCCGGTCGACGATGATGCGCTTGTCGCCGGCCGGCGAGAGCCGGTAGTCGCCGGGAATCCGTACCGCCTCCTCGGCGAACCAGCGGAAGAACTCGGTCGCGTAGCTCGCCTCGGCGCGGGCGTCCGGCCAGGCTTTGCCGTTCTCCCGCACGATCACCTCGGCGAGCTGCTCGACCTCGGCGGTGAGCAGTTCGTACGCCCGGCGTAGCAGTTCGCCGCGCTCGCGCGGGGCGGTGGCCGCCCAGCCCGGCTGGGCGGCCGCCGCGGCGTCGACGGCGGCCAGGCAGTCCGCCTCGGTGGCGACCGCGAACCGGGCGACGACCGACAGGTCGGCGGGGTCGATCACGTCGAAGCGGCGGCCGTCCGAACCGGGCCGCCACCGGCCGTCGATGAACAGGTCGGCGTGCAGGGTCATGGGTGTGCTCCTTTGTCAGGCGAGGAAGCCGCCGTCGACCGGCAGCACCACTCCGCTGAGGTGACTCGCCCGGTCGCTGAGCAGGAAGGACGCCACCGCGCCGACCTCCGCGCCGGTGCCGGCCTTGCGCAGCGGGGTGGCCGCGATGCGGGCCTCGACGCCGCCGGGGATCGCCCGCCGGGTGTGGTCGAGCATCGGCGACTCGGTCGGTCCGGGCGCGATCGCGTTCACCCGGATGCCGAGCGGGCCGAAGTCGTGCGCGGCGGTCCGGGTCAGGCCGATGACGGCGTGCTTGCTGGCCTGGTACGCCCCCATGCCGGAGCTGCCGCGCAGGCCGCCGATGCTGCTCAGGGTGACGATCGAGCCGCCGGACCGCATGACCCGGACCTGTTCGCGAAGGCATAGCCAGGTGCCCTTCACGTTCACCGCCATGATCCGGTCGAAGTCCTCCTCCGGCACCTCGTCGAGGCGGCCGCTCTGCGGCATCGCCGCGTTGTTGACGGCCCCGTCCAGCTTCCCGAACCGCGCCACGGTCGCCTCGACGAAGCCCGCGACGTCGGCCGCCCGCGACACGTCCCCGGTCCGGTAGGCGACCTGGTGTCCCGCCTCCGCCAGCTCGGCGGCGACGGCCGCCAGCGGTTCGGTCCGGCGGGCGACGAGCATCAGCGTCGCCCCGTCGGCGGCGAGGACGCGGGCCGTGTCGGCGCCGATGCCGCTGCTCGCGCCGACGACGAGGATGATCTTCCCGGCCAGCGATGCCGTCACGAACCGCCCTCCCTGTCCGCCAGATATCCGGGGCCGGCGTTGAGTCTAGTGTCGTACGGTCATACAATTCAACGGTGCCCGACCAGCAACCTGACCTGTTCGTGGCCGCCCAGCCGGACGACTTCGGTCGCCTCCTGCGCGGCGCCGTCGACCTGCACGTACATGGCCAACCCGACCTCTCCACCGGGCTGCCGAACCGGGGCGCGGACGCCGCCGTGGCCCGGCTGGCGCACGCGTACGGGATGTCCGGCTGGGTCCTCAAGTCGCACCTCTGGGCCACCATGGACCGCGCCCGCGACGTGCGCCGGGCGCTCGCCGACACCACCTTCCAGGTGTACGGCAGCATCACCCTCAATCCCCCGGTCGGCGGCCTGGAGCCGAGCGTGGTCGAGCTGGCGGCCGCCCACGGCGCCCGGGTGGTGTTCCTGCCGACCTGGGGCGCCGCCGCCGACGTGGCCCGCGGCGGATACATCTCGACACTGCTGGGCCGGGTCGCGCCCGCCTTCGACGAGTACGCCACCCGGTCGGCCATCTCGCTCTGCGACCCGAACGGAGCGCTCTCCGGACAGACCCGGGCGGTCATCGACGCCTGCCGGGCGCTCGGGCTCGCGCTGGCCACCGGCCACGCCTCG from the Solwaraspora sp. WMMD1047 genome contains:
- a CDS encoding SPASM domain-containing protein gives rise to the protein MELGLFQRIVDELGQLGYAGDLTIHNSHDPLLNRRLHDEIRYVRTAAPAARPAIHSTGELLDHARLRRLVRSGLGYLRITRHPRYADTPPAYAAVQAWLRRTGLLPRYDWRYQPVRHGLAAVVDLDGCRVEMISPGTHDSRPGRWRAPAAPRPRTAPCLLTATTAVIDFHGRLTMCRHVNPRIPAYAQYLVGDLRTATFAGLWESPRMVAYRAAHARADWTHSPICAACAHGPTG
- a CDS encoding SDR family oxidoreductase; amino-acid sequence: MTASLAGKIILVVGASSGIGADTARVLAADGATLMLVARRTEPLAAVAAELAEAGHQVAYRTGDVSRAADVAGFVEATVARFGKLDGAVNNAAMPQSGRLDEVPEEDFDRIMAVNVKGTWLCLREQVRVMRSGGSIVTLSSIGGLRGSSGMGAYQASKHAVIGLTRTAAHDFGPLGIRVNAIAPGPTESPMLDHTRRAIPGGVEARIAATPLRKAGTGAEVGAVASFLLSDRASHLSGVVLPVDGGFLA
- a CDS encoding DUF6282 family protein, which gives rise to MPDQQPDLFVAAQPDDFGRLLRGAVDLHVHGQPDLSTGLPNRGADAAVARLAHAYGMSGWVLKSHLWATMDRARDVRRALADTTFQVYGSITLNPPVGGLEPSVVELAAAHGARVVFLPTWGAAADVARGGYISTLLGRVAPAFDEYATRSAISLCDPNGALSGQTRAVIDACRALGLALATGHASPAESRAVAAYCAEVGQRLLITHPLHYTADPAQLREFVGMGAYLEFCNAPLVHPDGHLRIRDVHEALAAVGPQRVVLTTDVFSRWVPPEPECLRMFVEQLAYLGWTAEQITTMVSTNPRAFLGEPA
- a CDS encoding endonuclease/exonuclease/phosphatase family protein, with translation MSLTIRRVRRVGARALLAAAVTLAAIPAASAPAAAHGGGEVRFATFNASLNRGTAGALRADLSTPDNAQAGVIAEIVQRTRPDVLLVNEFDYDPLAAKLFQDNYLSVGRNGATPIRYPYRFIAPSNTGVASGFDLNNDGAVVTEPGAPGYGDDALGFGAFPGQYGMVVYSRYPIDHREIRTFQKFRWKDMPGALLPDDPATVAPADWYSPQELRRVRLSSKSHWDLPVRIGRQTVHFLVSHPTPPVFDGPEDRNGRRNFDEIRFWADYVRPGAGRYIYDDRGGRGGLRPGSAFVIAGDLNSDPLDGDSIPGAAQQLLESPWVNARSTPSSAGAVEAAAAQGGANATHRSDPAYDTADFADVPGPGNVRADYVLPSRRLPVRGSGVFWPTADDPLSRLTGTFPFPSSDHRLVWLDLRVGR
- a CDS encoding NAD-dependent succinate-semialdehyde dehydrogenase yields the protein MTLHADLFIDGRWRPGSDGRRFDVIDPADLSVVARFAVATEADCLAAVDAAAAAQPGWAATAPRERGELLRRAYELLTAEVEQLAEVIVRENGKAWPDARAEASYATEFFRWFAEEAVRIPGDYRLSPAGDKRIIVDRQPIGVSLLITPWNFPAAMATRKLAPALAAGCTTVLKPARETPLTAAYIVDALARAGTPAGVVNLVTPVPTGPLVQLMIDRPEVRKLSFTGSTEVGRELLHACADTVVSTSMELGGNAPFIVLPGADLDQAVAGAMIAKMRNGGSACTSANRFYVHRSLHDEFVARMDAALGALTVGPGLDRANDLGALVSVAERDKVARLVETALADGATLRRGGQASADGAFYDATLLTGVAHGSTITGTEIFGPVTAVVSFDDVDDAVAMANDTIFGLMAYVFGEEREAIAVARRLESGMVAVNRGVVSDPAAPFGGVKQSGLGREGGFDGIAEFLEEKYIALTA